The following are encoded together in the Hemicordylus capensis ecotype Gifberg chromosome 4, rHemCap1.1.pri, whole genome shotgun sequence genome:
- the LOC128322561 gene encoding E3 ubiquitin-protein ligase RNF12-B-like isoform X2: MPEPLPAPRLTNNILGEELTEESSMTEPLLAPRITNKILGEALIEEPSVPEPLPAPRLTNNILGEELTEESSMTEPLPAPCMTNDILGEALIEEPSMPEPLPAPRITNKILGEELTEEPSMPEPLPAPRLTNNILGEELTEESSMPEPLLAPRITNKILGEALIEEPSVPEPLPAPRITNNILGELLIEETSMPAPLPTPCITNDLLGKVLIEATSVPGPSILTDTPKEAASVSEPLLEPSIADNYLQQEVELLKGLQHGYVQL; this comes from the exons atgccagaaccacttccagcacctcgtctcaccaacaacatcctgggggaagagctcactgaggaatcctccatgacagaaccccttctagcacctcgcatcaccaacaagatcctgggggaagcgctcattgaggaaccctccgtgccagaaccccttccagcacctcgtctcaccaacaacatcctgggggaagagctcactgaggaatcctccatgacagaaccccttccagcaccttgcatgaccaatgacatcctgggggaagcgctcattgaggaaccctccatgccagaaccacttccagcacctcgcatcaccaacaagatcctgggggaagagctcactgaggaaccttccatgccagaaccacttccagcacctcgtctcaccaacaacatcctgggggaagagctcactgaggaatcctccatgccagaaccccttctagcacctcgcatcaccaacaagatcctgggggaagcgctcattgaggaaccctccgtgccagaaccccttccagcacctcgcatcaccaacaacatcctgggtgaactgctcattgaggaaacctcGATGCCAGCGCCCCTTCcaacaccttgcatcaccaatgacctactggggaaagtgctcattgaggctacctcagtgccaggtccttccatcctcacagacactccaaaggaagcagcttctgtgtcagagcccttactagagccttccattgctgataaTTATCTTCAGCAAGAAGTAGAACTCCTCAAAGGGTTACAGCATGGCTATGTCCAGCTGT aa
- the LOC128322561 gene encoding E3 ubiquitin-protein ligase RNF12-B-like isoform X1, producing MPEPLPAPRLTNNILGEELTEESSMTEPLLAPRITNKILGEALIEEPSVPEPLPAPRLTNNILGEELTEESSMTEPLPAPCMTNDILGEALIEEPSMPEPLPAPRITNKILGEELTEEPSMPEPLPAPRLTNNILGEELTEESSMPEPLLAPRITNKILGEALIEEPSVPEPLPAPRITNNILGELLIEETSMPAPLPTPCITNDLLGKVLIEATSVPGPSILTDTPKEAASVSEPLLEPSIADNYLQQEVELLKGLQHGYVQLCKYCDTSETFCIYTQHKDQLQF from the coding sequence atgccagaaccacttccagcacctcgtctcaccaacaacatcctgggggaagagctcactgaggaatcctccatgacagaaccccttctagcacctcgcatcaccaacaagatcctgggggaagcgctcattgaggaaccctccgtgccagaaccccttccagcacctcgtctcaccaacaacatcctgggggaagagctcactgaggaatcctccatgacagaaccccttccagcaccttgcatgaccaatgacatcctgggggaagcgctcattgaggaaccctccatgccagaaccacttccagcacctcgcatcaccaacaagatcctgggggaagagctcactgaggaaccttccatgccagaaccacttccagcacctcgtctcaccaacaacatcctgggggaagagctcactgaggaatcctccatgccagaaccccttctagcacctcgcatcaccaacaagatcctgggggaagcgctcattgaggaaccctccgtgccagaaccccttccagcacctcgcatcaccaacaacatcctgggtgaactgctcattgaggaaacctcGATGCCAGCGCCCCTTCcaacaccttgcatcaccaatgacctactggggaaagtgctcattgaggctacctcagtgccaggtccttccatcctcacagacactccaaaggaagcagcttctgtgtcagagcccttactagagccttccattgctgataaTTATCTTCAGCAAGAAGTAGAACTCCTCAAAGGGTTACAGCATGGCTATGTCCAGCTGTGTAAGTATTGCGACACCTCAGAAACATTTTGCatatacacccagcacaaagatcagctgcagttttga
- the LOC128322561 gene encoding protein FAM222A-like isoform X3 — protein sequence MRTRLIRSEVQLQRWEREGVQAPVPVIQAASQNVPAGPAVLLQPSGSDSSMSSASLEVASIPPSTSTSSLLLHPSPPPPPSPPPLEPDLSNVKETLQNLVEMQVHQLRDCKSHRGSTP from the exons atGCGGACAAGGCTTATCCGCAGTGAAGTTCAGCTGCAgcggtgggaaagggaag gtgtccaagctccagtgcctgtaatccaagcagcttctcaga atgttcctgcaggccctgctgtacttctccagccctctgggtctgattcatcaatgtcctctgcctccctggaggttgcctccatcccaccctccacctccacctcttccctcctcctgcatccctctccacctcctcctccttccccacctcctctggagccagacctcagcaatgtgaaagaaactctgcagaatttggtagagatgcaggtccatcagctgcgtgactgtaagtctcacagaggcagcactccataa